Below is a genomic region from Miscanthus floridulus cultivar M001 chromosome 1, ASM1932011v1, whole genome shotgun sequence.
TACAATTCAAAGAAAATGTACCTTCTGCTCTCAACCAATCCTGCAGGCATACTAAGGCTTGAACTTTCTTGCTTGTTAGTCGGCTTCTGTAGTCACTAACAATTCTTCCACTAGTGGAAAATGCAGATTCAGAAGCTACAGTCGATGCGGGTGCTGCAAACACATCCCTTGCCATACGAGAAACCACAGGATACTTTGTAGAATGCATCATCCACCACTGCAGAATATCAAATTTCTTTTGTCGAGGGAAAAGATCATCTTGCAGATATGTGTCAAGCTCACTTTTCACTCTCTTCCTTTTTTGTGCTGCAAGATGTTGTTCAAAGTCTGCCCAGTAGTCATCTTCATCAATACTTCCATCATTGGGCTCTGGTTGTGAGTAGTTTAAATCAGGTGCCATTGATGAATATGCAGAAAACAGATTTTGCAATGTGGCCTTTACCATTTCAGTGTATGCTGGACCTTTATCACCAAAACCAGCGTCCAAACAAAATGATACAAAACTGAGCTTAAACCTAGGATCTAGAACTACTGGAACACATATCTGCAACAAGCATATGTCCCAGTATTTCTGAAACTTCAGTCTCATTTTGCTCGCCATAACTGCAATGGAAATATCTGTACTTGATTCCAAAGTTTCTATTTTTCCTTTAACTTCCCATAGGACATGGAAACAGTGGTTTGCTGTTGGGTATAATGTACCGGAAACTACATTTGTAGCATCATAGAAGGGTTTGAACACATTGCAAAGTAGGTCTGCCATGTTCCAATCTGTATTAGAAGGCTTGTCCATGTAATTAGGATCTTGTGACTCCATAACATCAAAGACTACCCTATACTCTATTGCAGACTTCAGCATTAAATAAGTTGAGTTCCACCGAGTTGGAACATCAAGAGACGGTCTCTTCTCACAGGATATACCTAATTGTACAATGATTTCCTCGAAACGTTGTTTACGGGCTTGTGAGCTTCTAATGTACTTGACACTATCTCGAATGCGGTCAGTAGCACCATCTATCACCTTAAATCCCTCCTTGACAATAAGGTTCAACACATGCGCTACACAACGCATATGTAGCAGATCACCATTTCCAAGCATAAGGTGTCTTTCTGAAAGATTTTTCCTGAAGGAACCAACCATGTTGTTGTTGTTCTTTGCATTATCTAATGTGATGCTAAATACCTTGTGCTCTAACTTCCATTCTTGCAAACACTTCAACAATGCATTAAACAAAGTAAAACCATCATGGGGCGAAGCTACAAGACCAAAACCTATTATTCTCTTCTGCAACATCCAGTCATTATCAATGAAGTGGCAAGTAATGCACAAGTAACCTAGGTTCTGATTTGAAGTCCACAGATCAGCAGTTAGACAGACCCTTGAATTTGAATTTTTGATAGTTTCCCGAAGGGCTAACCTTCGATCCTCATATGAGCTCATAATATCCTCAGCAACTGTAGTTCTAGACACTATGGTAAACCAAGGATTTAAGGTAGCAATAAATTTCTGAAACGGTGCATGGTCAACTAAACTAAAGGGCAGCTCCTGCAATACGATAAAGTTGACCATAGCTTTACGTGAGACCTCTTGGTCAAACTTCCAATTCTTCAGAGCTAGTGAATCAGGGGATAGTCCTGTGTTCATGCTTTCAACCAACTGGTTCATTCTAGTCCTTTCTTTGCACACTTTCAAATGCCTACGACAAGCACTTCTACCATTATCTCGAGTAGCAGACAAGAGCTCCAAACAATGAATACATTTAGCTTGTACTACTAGATTCCCCTCATAAATAGGCTCAAATTCTTTCCACACATCAGATCTAAGTTTACGTCTCTTAATTGGTCTTGATGCACCTATACAATAAGTATGTAAGTATTCATTAGTACAAGCATTTACTAAAGTATACATAGTTAGTAACTAAAGGCATCTCATGCAGCAAGAAAATTCATCTAAAGGACCAGGACAGTAGAAACAAGACCAAGTAATAATGAATTATCGTACCAATGAATCAGTTTGCCCCCAACTCAAATGATTCATAGATGCAGCAACAATGGAAAAAATTACACTAGAAGGAGACAAGCACCAGACTTGGTCTTAACCTCTTAGGACTTAAACTCAGGTTGGGTTGGGGATGGTACAGAGCATTGGCCTTAGGGTTTCAATGAGGTTGGGTTGCTTCAATATGTAGGAAGTTAAATCTAACCTGGGACAAGATCAGGAGAAATAACCATTCttgtatcatcagatgaagacgAAGATGATGATCTTGCAGATAGTACCGGAGACTGGCTCATCCTTGGTGACTGTAGCATTCTATTAAGTACCGGAGATCTCACATAATGCACACGTGAAGCAGATGACTTCCTCTGCATTCCTTCTGAATGATTTGAAGCATTAACAACAGATGACTTCCGTTTCGACAGCAAGGACTTGATCCTATCCACGCTCCTTGATGCTGCATCTTTGCCAAGATTAGGAGAAGCAGTCGTTCTTGTATCATCAGGTAAGGTTGAAGATGATAATCCTGCACATGGTGACCTTTGGTGTTTGGCTCTGGAGTGGCGCATCCTTGGCGATGCTACGATCCTATTCAGTAGCGGGGACCTCACAAATTGCACGTTCAAAGCAGATGATTTCCTCCGCTTCtctgttggaggctttggagcattAACAGCAGATGACATCTGTTTCACTAGCAATGACTTCTTCACGTTCACACTCCTTGAAGTTGTATGCTTACTGCTTTGTTGATCTGCTTCTTGACCACTCAATTCTTCTGGCGCAAGCTCAGATGGCAGGGTTGCCATGTCCACACCAGCACATCTAGATATAATACAATAACATGATAAGCTAGAGGACAACCAAATGGACTGATCAATCAAATTTCGTGTAGCAGTTTTGATCAGCAAAAGACTAACAAATGTTTGCAAGGTGCCATTTGTACTTTGCATGCAAGAAAAATCTGATCCTGACAACCACCGCACAAATCAATAAAAAGTCTTTGATCATATTATCTTACTAACACTTAACACATGTAAAATTAGAAAATAGCTTTCAAAGTGAGGATCCCACATTTCAGACACTTATAATATTATTATCAAACCCATGTTTATGTAGTATCACCAAGAAGGTTGCCTACCAAACTAGAAGCAACCATATACCTACCAATTGTGGCAATAGGTACTAGCTGTCCAAGAAATTTCTCCCTCCATACCAAAGCAGACTAAAAGATAGCATTGCATTTGATTCCATGATGAGGCCCAGTTGATGATGGTAACATCAAAAACAAGTTTCTGGAAAAGCGAAGGAACTTGCACATGGCAATACGAAAATAGATGTGCAGCCATCAAGTTCAGTTGGAAGTACTCCTTACCCTTCAGTGTCTATGGAATATTTCAGTTAATCTTTTTGTGCACGAATAAATTGTTAAGTgttcttccagtaaccacagtGAAACGGATACGGAGTAGTTGGCAACTTCTTTGTCTGTTTGAAACCACTTAATGATGTATTTGTGATTGATCAGCTGTTTCAAACTAAGAGCGTAACTCAGACAACGCAAAACTCATATCCCCACAGTTCTGGAAGTTAAACTTACTAAGAATTGAAAAACAGAGGTGATAGTGGATGACACTTACTTCACATCAAATTTAGACTGACGACCAGGGGTAGTTTTCTCTACTGGCCGATCAAGCACACCACCTTTGCCGATCTCGTCGAAGGCGTCGCCGtcggggccgccgccgccgccgccgccgccgccgaggcccaGGCCGTCCGGGAGGCAGAAGGCAACCTCAGATCTGgcccggcggtggcggtggcccgGCGATGGAAGGGAGAGTAGAAGAGGGTGTTGCAGGTGTTGCGGGAGAAGAGGGTGTTGCGGGTTGCTGCGAGCCTTCTGGCTGGCCCAACGGGCTTGGAGCTCTGGAAGTCTTCGGCCCACGAAAAAATTGCAGCTGGTCCACAACAGCCACGAAGCCTAGTTTTGCGGGACGAGCGGGCGGGTTACGTTAAGAACCCGCCCCACCTGCAACTTGAGTAGTAGTGATGTTGGTGTAGGTGATACATAAATATTGAAACGACCTTTTTATTTTCTGCTATGGTTTGTTAGCGTAGCACAGTATATAACTATATACCGTCAGTAGTCAAACTTTGTGTTCTAAGATCATGTCGAATGGATAATTTTGCGTTAAATTCAAAACATTCCGCTTTGATGACAGTGTATATACATATGGTAACTAAattgtttttttgttgttgtgtAAAGGAACTAAATTTGTTAGGACATACGTTTTTGTTTTCTTAATCTGTATTAAAATCTCTAGGACAGGTGGAGTATTCATCACACATTGCACCCTAACGagttgttcggctgatggtttctgtggctgataagccagctgaaactgatttgttgtgagagaaaaacattgtttcatgGCTGATAAGTTTGCATCGTTGATTGGCCTGCTTTCCTTGTAAATAAATCACACAAAAAGAGCAGCTTGAAATTTCGCCatttcttttgtttttgcaaTTTCACCATTTCCTTTGTTTTTCGTAGTGATGTAATCATGAAACGGAGACAAGTTTGGATATGAAGTTGTCATTTGAAAGTGGTATTCATCTAAGACATCATTCAATGGCAGAAATGTTAACTAGATAAACTTTGGATGAAATGCAGGGCAACCATACATTTTTGTTGCAATTTCTAAGCTAAAAGAGATGCGAAGCCTGCTTTTCCTTGTAAATAAGTCGTCACACGAAAAGAGCTACTTGAATTTTTGCCATTTCTCTTGTTTTTGCAATTCTGCCATTTCCTTTTGTTTTCGGTGATGTAATCATGAAAATGAGACGTTTTGGATATGAAATGGAATTGTCATTTGAAAGTGGTACTACTATTTATGGGTTCATCTAAAGAAATCATTCAATGGCAGAAATGTTAACTAGAAACTTTGGATGAAATCCAACCATACATTTTTGTTGCAACTTCTAAGCTAAAAGAGAGGCGAAGTCTGCTCAATTACACAAGATTCTGAACCCTTATTACTACTTGCAACAAGCTATCATCAGTCTAGCACTCACCTCCATGAGGCATCAGGCACGAGAGCTACTAGTAGTTTCTACTTCTTGATGGAGAACTTGTAGAGCATGTAGTGCTTGTAGAGCTGGCCAAGGCGGTACACCTCTGCCGGGAAGCCCGGCTCGTGCACGGCGTCCGGGTAGTCCTGCGTCTCCAGGCACATCCCGCCGTGCTTGGCGTAGACGGCGCCGTCCTTGCCCTGGTCGCCCTTGAGGAAGTTGCCCGTGTAGAACTGCAGGCCCGGCTGGTTCCCCCACAGCTCCATGACGCGGCCGGAGTGGGCCTCGCTGACCACGGCCACCTTGCGCACGCCCTGCCCGTCCGTCTCGCCGTCCAGCACGTAGTTGATGTCGTACCCACCGCCCTCGACATGCGCGATGCGCGCGCCGAGCGCCGCCGGGGCGCGGAAGTCGAAGGGCGTGCCGGCGACGGGGGTGACGGCGCCCGTCGGGACGAGGTCCGCGCCCACGGGCGTGACCGCGTTCGCGAAGATCTGGACGGCGTGGCCCAGGACGTCGCCGCTGCCGTGGCCGCGGAGGTTCCAGTACG
It encodes:
- the LOC136465288 gene encoding zinc finger BED domain-containing protein RICESLEEPER 2-like → MATLPSELAPEELSGQEADQQSSKHTTSRSVNVKKSLLVKQMSSAVNAPKPPTEKRRKSSALNVQFVRSPLLNRIVASPRMRHSRAKHQRSPCAGLSSSTLPDDTRTTASPNLGKDAASRSVDRIKSLLSKRKSSVVNASNHSEGMQRKSSASRVHYVRSPVLNRMLQSPRMSQSPVLSARSSSSSSSDDTRMVISPDLVPGASRPIKRRKLRSDVWKEFEPIYEGNLVVQAKCIHCLELLSATRDNGRSACRRHLKVCKERTRMNQLVESMNTGLSPDSLALKNWKFDQEVSRKAMVNFIVLQELPFSLVDHAPFQKFIATLNPWFTIVSRTTVAEDIMSSYEDRRLALRETIKNSNSRVCLTADLWTSNQNLGYLCITCHFIDNDWMLQKRIIGFGLVASPHDGFTLFNALLKCLQEWKLEHKVFSITLDNAKNNNNMVGSFRKNLSERHLMLGNGDLLHMRCVAHVLNLIVKEGFKVIDGATDRIRDSVKYIRSSQARKQRFEEIIVQLGISCEKRPSLDVPTRWNSTYLMLKSAIEYRVVFDVMESQDPNYMDKPSNTDWNMADLLCNVFKPFYDATNVVSGTLYPTANHCFHVLWEVKGKIETLESSTDISIAVMASKMRLKFQKYWDICLLQICVPVVLDPRFKLSFVSFCLDAGFGDKGPAYTEMVKATLQNLFSAYSSMAPDLNYSQPEPNDGSIDEDDYWADFEQHLAAQKRKRVKSELDTYLQDDLFPRQKKFDILQWWMMHSTKYPVVSRMARDVFAAPASTVASESAFSTSGRIVSDYRSRLTSKKVQALVCLQDWLRAEGLSDVKLSEDDIGGGDDI